In one Paraburkholderia azotifigens genomic region, the following are encoded:
- a CDS encoding MFS transporter yields the protein MDRRLLILALGMFAMGTDNFVVAGILPGVAASLNTSVGLAGLMVTCYALTYALAAPVMAALAGGWPRKLLLVCALGIFVAGNMLTALATDLHCVLLSRALSGFGAALFSPTALGVASTLASPEKRGRALAAVTAGLTGATALGSPLGTFIGGFGSWRTTLWFVALLGIVAMLGVWTMLPSVPRPASIRLRERLAPARDGRIALTLLTSLFAFGGFLMVYTYAGVVLQRVTHGDERTLAALFLLWGVAATAGNLLAGRLVDRFEGRSIINAMLWIAIVNFCALPWTSAHAFSAAVALAIWGICGWGLIVPQQHRLVHLTPRVAPLLLALNNTATYIGLACSGVLGGAVLPWIGGQYLSLVAAALIAIAFLLAEAAHRCTHTQSITHRSTIGRGKESV from the coding sequence ATGGATCGTCGATTATTGATACTCGCCTTGGGCATGTTCGCAATGGGCACCGACAACTTCGTCGTCGCCGGTATTCTTCCTGGCGTCGCGGCGTCGTTGAATACATCTGTGGGTCTTGCCGGTCTGATGGTCACCTGCTACGCGCTGACCTACGCGCTCGCCGCGCCCGTCATGGCGGCACTCGCGGGCGGCTGGCCGCGCAAGCTGCTGCTGGTGTGCGCGCTCGGCATATTCGTCGCGGGCAACATGCTCACCGCGCTCGCCACAGACCTGCACTGCGTGTTGTTGAGCCGTGCCCTGTCGGGGTTCGGCGCAGCACTGTTCTCGCCGACCGCACTGGGCGTAGCCTCCACGCTCGCATCACCCGAAAAACGTGGCCGCGCGCTGGCGGCCGTGACGGCGGGATTGACGGGCGCGACGGCACTCGGCTCACCGCTCGGAACGTTCATCGGCGGCTTCGGAAGCTGGCGAACCACACTCTGGTTTGTTGCGCTGCTGGGAATCGTGGCGATGCTCGGCGTCTGGACGATGCTGCCGTCCGTTCCTCGTCCTGCATCCATCAGGTTGCGCGAGCGGCTTGCACCGGCGCGTGACGGACGGATAGCACTGACCTTGCTCACTTCGCTGTTCGCCTTCGGCGGTTTCCTCATGGTCTACACGTATGCGGGCGTCGTGCTGCAGCGTGTGACGCATGGCGACGAACGCACGCTCGCCGCGCTGTTTCTGCTCTGGGGCGTAGCCGCGACAGCGGGAAATCTGCTGGCTGGCCGCCTCGTGGACCGATTCGAGGGCCGCAGCATCATCAACGCGATGCTGTGGATCGCCATCGTCAATTTCTGCGCATTGCCGTGGACTTCCGCTCATGCGTTCAGCGCTGCCGTCGCGCTGGCGATATGGGGCATCTGCGGATGGGGGCTGATCGTGCCGCAACAGCATCGGCTGGTGCACCTCACGCCTCGCGTGGCGCCGCTGCTGCTGGCGCTCAACAACACGGCGACATACATCGGGCTCGCCTGTTCCGGCGTGCTTGGCGGTGCAGTGCTGCCGTGGATCGGCGGGCAGTACCTGAGTCTCGTCGCGGCTGCGCTGATCGCCATTGCCTTCCTGCTTGCCGAAGCCGCGCACCGTTGCACGCATACGCAGTCCATCACGCATCGCTCGACCATCGGGCGCGGGAAAGAATCCGTCTGA